One window from the genome of Oryza glaberrima chromosome 3, OglaRS2, whole genome shotgun sequence encodes:
- the LOC127767924 gene encoding uncharacterized protein LOC127767924, protein MQMAVAASTEALAVAAAATAGAPQHHHIPSQPRWVVILYSPLHGMVAAAPPPPPPQFVKHFAPPAPITPPPHPQPQQQQATGGRGWIRRREQGREPNEGYDDLGADNEDQQQAAAAGGGLSGEVRSLLPSLLPRSNGEIRRGSSI, encoded by the coding sequence ATgcagatggcggtggcggcgagcacCGAGGCCCTGGCGGttgcggccgcggcgacggcgggggcgCCTCAGCACCACCACATCCCGTCGCAGCCGAGGTGGGTGGTCATCCTGTACTCGCCGCTGCACGGTATggtggccgccgcgccgccacctcccccaccGCAGTTCGTCAAGCACTTCGCGCCGCCGGCACCGATcaccccgccgccgcatccacaaccgcagcagcagcaggcgacgGGCGGCCGggggtggatccggcggcgggaaCAGGGACGAGAACCGAACGAGGGCTACGACGATTTGGGCGCCGACAATGAGGACCAGCAgcaggcagcggcggccgggggtGGCCTCAGCGGGGAGGTCCGGTCTCTTCTCCCCAGCTTGCTCCCCCGATCCAACGGCGAGATCCGGCGAGGTAGCAGCATTTAA
- the LOC127767923 gene encoding allene oxide cyclase, chloroplastic: MAAAAPSRVSVRAAAPGQTGGFAKIRPQVVVAAAARSAGVSGRRARSVRASLFSPKPAAPKDARPAKVQEMFVYEINERDRESPAYLRLSAKQTENALGDLVPFTNKLYSGSLDKRLGISAGICILIQHVPERNGDRYEAIYSFYFGDYGHISVQGPYLTYEESYLAVTGGSGVFEGAYGQVKLNQIVFPFKIFYTFYLKGIPDLPRELLCTPVPPSPTVEPTPAAKATEPHACLNNFTN; encoded by the exons atggccgccgccgccccctcgcgAGTCTCCGTCAGGGCCGCGGCGCCCGGGCAAACGGGGGGCTTCGCCAAGATCCGGCcgcaggtggtggtggcagcggcggcgaggtcggccggGGTGAGCGGCCGCAGGGCGAGGAGCGTTCGGGCGTCGCTGTTCTCGCCGAAGCCGGCGGCGCCCAAGGACGCGAGGCCGGCCAAGGTGCAGGAGATGTTCGTGTACGAGATCAACGAGCGCGACCGCGAGAGCCCCGCCTACCTCCGCCTCAGCGCCAAGCAGACGGAGAACGCCCTCGGCGATCTCGTCCCCTTCACCAACAAG CTGTACAGCGGAAGCCTGGACAAGCGGCTGGGGATCTCGGCGGGGATCTGCATCCTGATCCAGCACGTGCCGGAGCGCAACGGCGACCGCTACGAGGCCATCTACAGCTTCTACTTCGGCGACTACGGCCACATCTCCGTGCAGGGCCCGTACCTGACCTACGAGGAGTCCTACCTCGCCGTCACCGGCGGCTCCGGCGTCTTCGAAGGCGCCTACGGCCAGGTCAAGCTCAACCAGATCGTCTTCCCCTTCAAGATCTTCTACACCTTCTACCTCAAGGGCATCCCCGACCTGCCGCGGGAGCTGCTCTGCACGCCCGTCCCGCCGTCCCCGACCGTCGAGCCAACGCCAGCCGCCAAGGCCACCGAGCCCCACGCCTGCCTCAACAACTTCACCAACTAG